Proteins encoded together in one Astyanax mexicanus isolate ESR-SI-001 chromosome 10, AstMex3_surface, whole genome shotgun sequence window:
- the zic3 gene encoding zinc finger protein ZIC 3 yields the protein MTMLLDSGPQFPSLGVGGFGAPRHHELGNRDPGLGLGPFGDSSAHSAAFKISPVAHDIASSQTSAFTPQAGGYAAALGHHHHHHHHPGSQVGSYGGAAAFNSTRDLFFRNRGAGIGETAAATSAQHGIFAASAGSLHAPPGISDNASHLLFSGLHEQSVGHASPGGHVVNGQMHLGLRPGDLFGRPDPYRPVASPRADPYGTAPLHNYNHAINVGMNVPAHHGPGAFFRYMRQPIKQELSCKWIDENQLNRPKKTCDRTFSTMHEMVTHVSMEHVGGPEQSNHICYWEDCPREGKSFKAKYKLVNHIRVHTGEKPFPCPFPGCGKIFARSENLKIHKRTHTGEKPFKCEFDGCDRRFANSSDRKKHMHVHTSDKPYICKVCDKSYTHPSSLRKHMKVHESQGSESSPAASSGYESSTPPVLVSASTEDPTKTPPSAVQSAAAHSEGLAPNFNEWYV from the exons ATGACTATGCTCCTCGATAGCGGTCCGCAGTTCCCGTCATTAGGAGTCGGGGGCTTCGGCGCGCCGCGACATCATGAGCTGGGTAACCGCGACCCCGGCCTGGGGCTGGGCCCCTTCGGGGACTCCTCGGCGCATTCGGCGGCGTTTAAAATCAGCCCCGTCGCACACGACATCGCCTCGAGCCAGACGTCCGCGTTCACGCCGCAGGCAGGAGGCTACGCGGCCGCGCTCggacaccaccaccaccatcaccaccaccccggCAGTCAGGTGGGCTCTTACGGCGGAGCCGCCGCCTTCAACTCCACACGGGACTTGTTCTTTAGGAATCGGGGCGCAGGCATCGGTGAGACGGCGGCGGCCACAAGCGCGCAGCACGGGATCTTCGCCGCGTCCGCCGGCAGCCTACACGCGCCGCCCGGCATCTCGGACAACGCCAGCCATCTGCTCTTTTCGGGACTTCACGAGCAGAGCGTGGGCCACGCGTCGCCCGGCGGACACGTTGTAAACGGACAAATGCACTTGGGCTTGCGCCCGGGAGACCTCTTCGGGCGGCCTGACCCGTACCGGCCAGTGGCGAGCCCGCGCGCCGACCCATACGGTACGGCGCCGCTGCACAACTACAACCACGCTATCAACGTGGGCATGAACGTGCCCGCGCACCATGGCCCGGGCGCCTTTTTCCGCTACATGAGGCAGCCCATAAAGCAAGAGCTCTCCTGCAAATGGATAGACGAGAACCAGCTAAATAGGCCCAAAAAGACGTGCGACAGGACTTTCAGCACCATGCACGAAATGGTCACACACGTGTCTATGGAGCACGTCGGCGGTCCTGAGCAGAGCAACCACATCTGCTACTGGGAGGACTGCCCGCGAGAGGGGAAATCATTTAAGGCCAAATACAAACTCGTCAACCACATCCGAgtacacactggagagaaacctttCCCCTGTCCGTTCCCGGGCTGCGGGAAAATATTCGCGAGGTCGGAGAATCTGAAAATACACAAGAGAACTCATACAG GCGAAAAGCCATTCAAGTGCGAGTTCGACGGCTGCGACCGGCGCTTTGCAAACAGCAGCGACAGGAAAAAGCACATGCACGTGCACACGTCCGACAAGCCATACATCTGCAAAGTATGCGACAAGTCCTACACTCATCCAAGCTCTCTCAGGAAACACATGAAG gTACACGAGTCTCAAGGCTCAGAATCGTCTCCAGCCGCCAGCTCGGGCTACGAGTCCTCCACGCCGCCGGTCCTGGTGTCGGCCAGTACGGAGGACCCCACCAAAACCCCCCCGTCAGCCGTGCAGAGTGCAGCAGCACACAGCGAAGGACTGGCTCCCAACTTCAACGAATGGTACGTTTGA
- the zic6 gene encoding zic family member 6, whose product MTSLSRFSGCPLSCVNPGESNTEPSVVLPPLAGEHMGHPTGTSLKLCPSHNLRDYPETRATAYVDHSAPHFADPGYTSHRLEASPRGIIIGTNLSGTGMPPVAEQLAPRANQHGAIGRYRDLHGYRDGRSHAFFATYQEQAHSSAAADAARDLSSQVMLGLPGEILSRAHPYGQAHGGGPRANGQQLVTQFLGLYKPLNMAMQRGGGDAFLRCSRQNLAHELVCKWRDGQEGAGKPPCARTFGTMYELVTHVTIEHVGGPEHSEYVCHWENCPRDRKPFKAKYKLVNHVRVHTGEKPFPCPFHGCEKVFARSENLKIHKRTHTGEKPFKCEFEGCTRRFANSSDRKKHSHVHSSDKPYTCKVRGCEKCYTHPSSLRKHMKLHCKAYVGKMGEDGEHLGRPGSPEVTEQQDTSSLPPAPPQEPPSPEALSEPALRSRYHHSFDNSLDYTAHRPQSLLDPLLIHRGNYRTETGQYPCGQASPTLGPSHRTFSPHSPFQKSLVNGWYTCHGGVETFSSKQCNNNV is encoded by the exons ATGACAAGCCTGTCGAGGTTTAGTGGCTGCCCTCTTTCTTGCGTCAACCCTGGGGAGAGCAATACTGAACCCAGTGTGGTGCTGCCACCTTTGGCAGGGGAGCACATGGGGCACCCCACTGGCACTTCCTTAAAACTCTGCCCCTCGCACAATCTGCGAGACTACCCCGAGACGAGGGCCACTGCTTATGTTGACCATTCGGCCCCCCACTTTGCAGACCCTGGATACACGAGCCACCGCTTAGAAGCCAGTCCTAGGGGCATTATCATTGGGACAAATCTGTCAGGAACGGGCATGCCACCCGTGGCCGAGCAACTGGCGCCAAGAGCCAACCAACATGGCGCGATTGGAAGGTACCGTGACCTCCACGGCTACAGAGATGGCAGGAGCCACGCGTTCTTCGCCACGTACCAAGAGCAGGCCCATAGCTCCGCCGCGGCTGACGCCGCCCGAGACCTCAGCAGCCAAGTCATGTTGGGTCTTCCAGGAGAGATTCTCTCGAGGGCGCATCCGTATGGCCAGGCGCACGGCGGCGGCCCTCGGGCCAACGGCCAACAGCTGGTCACCCAGTTCTTGGGGCTCTACAAGCCGCTGAACATGGCCATGCAGCGGGGCGGGGGTGACGCGTTCCTCAGGTGCTCCAGGCAGAACCTCGCGCACGAGCTGGTGTGCAAGTGGCGGGACGGCCAAGAAGGTGCTGGCAAGCCGCCATGTGCCAGGACCTTTGGGACCATGTACGAACTTGTCACGCATGTGACGATCGAGCACGTCGGGGGACCAGAGCACTCCGAATATGTGTGCCACTGGGAGAACTGTCCACGAGACAGAAAGCCGTTCAAAGCCAAGTACAAGCTGGTCAACCACGTCAGAGTGCACACGGGGGAAAAGCCCTTCCCCTGCCCGTTCCATGGATGTGAGAAAGTTTTCGCCCGGTCCGAGAACCTCAAGATTCACAAGAGAACACATACAG GTGAAAAACCGTTTAAATGCGAGTTTGAGGGCTGCACTCGGAGGTTCGCGAACAGCAGTGACCGGAAGAAGCACTCTCACGTGCACTCCAGTGATAAACCCTACACGTGCAAGGTCAGAGGCTGCGAGAAATGTTACACGCACCCCAGCTCCCTGCGAAAACACATGAAACTGCACTGCAAGGCCTACGTTGGCAAAATGGGCGAGGATGGGGAGCACCTCGGCAGGCCCGGCTCTCCCGAGGTGACCGAACAGCAGGACACGTCCTCCTTGCCACCAGCCCCTCCTCAAGAGCCCCCGTCCCCAGAGGCCCTGAGCGAGCCGGCCCTGAGGTCCCGCTACCATCACTCGTTTGACAACAGCTTGGACTACACGGCGCACAGGCCGCAGTCCCTTCTGGACCCTTTGCTGATCCACCGAGGCAATTACAGGACCGAGACTGGCCAGTACCCGTGTGGCCAAGCGAGCCCCACTCTGGGCCCTAGCCACAGGACCTTCTCGCCACACTCACCTTTCCAAAAGAGTCTTGTGAACGGTTGGTACACGTGCCATGGTGGTGTGGAGACTTTCTCGTCCAAgcaatgtaataataatgtatga